The DNA segment GTGCGGGTACACGGTTGGAAGCGATTTTATTGGTCGGTATGATCGCGGTTAGCTCGATGCTAGCGCCTTTTATTGCCCAGAATTCAGCCGCCAATAATCCCCAGCGTTGTTTAACCGCCATCAAACTGGCGATCCGTTATTCATTAATATCACAGCTGGCTATTTATCTGGTTATTGCCATCACGGCGCCTTATATCGCCACTTTGTTCAGTGATGATGCCGTGGTGATCGGTCACTTATCCTTATACCTTTATATTATCCCTGCCTCTTTTGCTATGCAGGGCATTATGATGGCGGTCGCGTCTAGCTTAAATGGCTTTAATCGACCAATGTCAGCATTAAGCCTTAGCGTACTGCGCTCTCTGCTAATCATTAGTCTATCTAGTGTTGGCGGTTATTATTATGGTGAAAAAGGTATCTTCTTTGGTATTGCCAGTGCCAATGTTTTAGTCGGTTTATTGGCCCTCTATTACGCCCAGCAATTACAGAACGAGCTGCGTAATAAATTAGGCGATCAATTAGAGAATGAATTACAGCTAAAGTGAACCTTGGCATGAGGCAATGAAAATCCGGCTAAACAGCATACATTTACATCCATTCCCCTGTGTTGATGGATCCACGAGTAAAACACAAATTTACCGCTCGAATATGCACTAATACGCCATCAAATTTGCTGTTTCTTAGGCTCAATAAAAATATATTTAGCACTGTTCAACTTTTGTTACAAAAGGTGATCTAAGCCCGTTTTATTAACAAAAATACAACGTATTATCGGCACATAAATTTCGTTCTTCTTCCTACGTTTTGATCACATAGCAGAGTGTACTAATGACTGTATTAGCAACCGATTTTACTCAAGAAACCCGTCTAGAAACTGACTTGTTAGGGGTTAAAAAAATACCAGCACACGCTTATTATGGTATTCACACATTAAGAGCGATGGAAAACTTTCATATCAGTCGTGAGAAGATCGGTGACTGTCCTGAATTTGTACGCGGCATGGTCAAAACCAAGAAAGCGGCCGCACTCGCCAATGGTATTTTAGGCACTATCTCACCACAAATTAGCGACGCGATCGTGAATGCCTGTGACATTTTATTGGCAACTGATAAGTTTTACGCACAATTCCCGGTTGATGCGTTTCAAGGTGGTGCGGGTACATCGGTAAACATGAATACCAATGAAGTATTAGCCAATATCGCACTCGAGCAAATGGGCCATGCCAAGGGCGCTTACAACCACATCAATCCCAATGATCACGTCAATAAAAGTCAAAGCACCAATGATGCCTACCCGACGGGTTTCCGCGTTGCTTTGTTCGAACGCTCTAACGCAGTATTAGTGGCGCTAACCGCATTAAGCCAAACCTTCTTAACCAAAGCCGAAGAATTTAATGACGTATTAAAAATGGGCCGTACCCAGTTACAAGACGCGGTACCGATGACATTAGGTCAAGAATTTCGTGCTTTTGGCATTACCCTTAAAGAAGAAATAAAAAGCATCAAACGTTGCCAAGAATTACTGCTTGAAATCAACTTAGGCGCGACTGCCATTGGTACTGGTTTAAATACCCCGGTAGGTTATTCAGAACTGGCGATTGCAAAATTAGCTGAGATCACTGGTCATCCCTTTGTACCTGCAGAAGACTTAGTGGAAGCGACATCTGACTGTGGCGCATACGTCATGCTATCAAGTGCATTAAAACGTTTCGCGGTGAAGTTATCGAAGATCTGTAACGATCTACGTTTACTGTCTTCTGGTCCCCGCACCGGTTTAAATGAAATAAACCTACCCGAAATGCAGGCCGGTTCATCAATCATGCCAGCAAAAGTAAACCCGGTCATTCCAGAAGTAGTTAACCAAGTGGCGTTTAAAGTATGCGGTAACGACTTAACCATCACCATGGCGGCTGAAGCCGGTCAATTACAGTTAAACGTCATGGAACCGGTGATTGCTCAGTGTCTGTTTGAATCATTAACCTTATTAGAAAATGCCTGTTTCGCACTGCAAAATAAGTGCATTAAAGGCATTACAGCTAACCGTAAGGTATGCCAAGATTACGTCTTAAATTCAATCGGTATCATCACTTACTTAAACCCACTTATTGGTCATCATGAAGGCGATATTATCGGTAAAATATGTGCTAAAACAGGTAAGAGCGTACGTGAAGTAGTACTAGAGCGTGGGTTATTGTCCGAAACTGAATTAGATGACATATTCTCTATCGAAAACTTGATGAATCCAAAATACACCGCGCAACGTTTCGCTAAAGCGGTTTAATTAAAGTGAGCTAAGTTAACGACCTAAATAAACCGTTTAACTATAAAATCCCCGTTACTATTACTGCCAACGACAGTAACAGTAACGGGGATTTTTTATGCCTTAAACAACGTACTACTGCTGTTTATCACAACACTGCTACAGCCGTCACTTCAAAGGCTCTTTTACGACTCATTAATACGAAGATGGCGGGTACAAAGTAAAACGATAACATGGTGGTTAATACCGTGCCACCGGCGATCGCAATCGCAAACGGTGGCCAGAAACCACCACCCGCTAAGATAAGCGGCAAGAAACCACCCACGGTGGTGATCGTCGTAGAGGTAATATGGCGGGTACAACTGGTGATGGCCCTAATAATCGCCTCGCTATCACCGGCGACGGCTTTCGGATCTGATTTTAATTCCGCCAAAATAACAATCGCGGCATTAATTGCTAACCCCATTAAGCCAAGTAGACCAATGATCACAGTAAAACCAAACGGGTAATTAAACACGTAAATACTGAGTAGCCCCAACCCCACCGATTGGATAGCGGATAATACAATCACCCCACCTAAACGGAACGAGTTAAATGACAGCACCACAATAATAATCAGCAACATCATGATCACACCAACACTGGCTAACAAATTACCGACCGCATCATTACGTTTGGCTGACTCGCCACCAAACTCCATCCGGTAACCCGGCGGCAATACAAAGTTGTCACTGGCTAATCGCGCCGAAAACTCATTCAGCACCGTTGAGGGTAATACCCCAGCGACTAAGTAACCTTCCACAGTATTAACCCGTACACCATTCCAATGTGGGATCGCACCACGACTCGGCGTTAATGCTAATGTCGTTAATGCCATCAGCGGAATACTGCGTTGCGATAGTGGCGAGCTCAGACTCATATTGGCTAAGTCAGATAAGCTACGACGTTGCTCATTGGCAATCTGTACCCGTACTGGTATAGATTCAGTGGCTTCGATAATCGAGCCGTTAACGGTACCATGTAATGTTGATTGTAACTGTGTCGCTACATCGGTCAGGGTTAACCCAGCTAATTGACTGACATCTTCATTAATTTTCAACCATATTTTCGGTAACCCAGGTTGGATAGTCGCGCGGGTATGGATCACGTTCTTGGTACTGATTAAGATCCGTCTGGCTTCATCTCCCAAGGTTTTTAAAGTATCTAAATTAGGCCCAAACAGGCGTAATTCGATTGGCGCTCGAAACGGAGGACCTTGCTCAAGCTTTCGCACCAGTATCTGCGCTGCAGGGATCGCATCATCCAGCAATATTTGTAATGACGGTACTAATTCATTCACCCGCTGGAAGCTGTCACCGGTGACCATCGCTTGGGCATAATACTGGGCACCGTCTTTATCAGGCATTAAATTATAATAGAAAGACGGGGCATTATTACCAATAAACCAGCGTACCTTGCGGATCCCTTGTTGCTGGGCTAACAAGTCACTGATGGTTTTGGTCATGGCTTCAGTGGCAATAATACTGGTTTGCACTGGCATAAATAATTCGATATGAAACATGTCACGATCCGACGCCGGAAAGAACTGTTCATCCAGATGTTTAGCCAAGATAAAGCCACTCAAAGGTAAGATAAACACTAACCCTATGCTGAGTTTAGGTCTGGCTAATACCCATACCAGAGATTGACGGAAAGCGGCCGCTAAGCTAACTAATTCAATACCGTTATTATACCACGTCGTTGTCCGTGCCGAGCCGTCTGACGAACGACCAACCAGAAAACGCCCCGATAAACCGGCAACGATAGTATGTGACACTAAATACGACCCGATTAAAGCAAAGATAACACTTAACGCAATGCCACTGACAAATTCACCCGATGGTCCAGGCATCATCACAATCGGCATAAACGCCAATATCGTGGTTAACGTTGAGCCTAATAACGGTAACCATAAATGCTTAATCGCACCTTGCACGGCAGCACTGGCGTTGAAGCCCTGTTGGAAACGTTTCTGAATGGTATCTGCCATCACAATCGCGTTATCCACCATAATACCCAGCGCCACAACCAAACCCGTTACCGACATTTGATGGATAGGCAAGCCATAATAATTCATCACAGTCAAGGTAAACAATACCGTTAACGGCAAGGATAAGGTGACGATTAATGCTGCGCGCCAGCCTAACGTCACAAGCAGCACCAGGGCGATTATCGAAAAACCAATCAGGATGTTTTCCACCAAACCTTGCAACCTGTCTTCGGTGTATTGGGATTGATCAAACAACACTTCTGTGGTTAATGAGGACGGTAATTGCAAATTAAACGCGGCAACCTTGGCATCAACCTCGGCACTCCATTTATCAATACGTAAATTAGGCAACATACGGGTTGATACCACCACCGCATATTGACCATCCACAATCGCGATCTCTTGTGCAGGCCATTGTAAATTTTTACTGATCTGAGCAATATCACCTAACCGAACCACACCACCTTTACTGTCATTAAGTAACGGGATCTGGCGGATCCGTGCAACAGAATCAAACGATCCCGCGACTTCAATCTGCATTTGGTTATAATCATTAATGATATTACCGGCAGAGACTTTCGCATCAGCCGCTAAAATAATGTTGGAAATAGCTTGTGTCGATAACGACAAATTCGCCGCTAAATGTTTATCTATTTCCACCAATATTTGTTCTTTACCGCGGCCAAACAAACTGACGATGTCAGTACCTGAAACCACCTTTAACTGATTTTGTAATTCTTTACCGTAACGGCCTAATGTAGTTAAATCAACCGCACTGTCACCCTGCCATTTAACGGCGATCAATTGCGTGTAGGCATAACCACGATCATCTTCTAATCGTGGCGCGACAGCCGCTGGCGGTAACTCACTGGCAACGTCATTAAGCAGATCTCGCACCCGCGACCAAATCGGCACAGGATCCGTAATGGTATCGTGTAATTTCAACTGCACAATGGATATGCCAGGTCGAGAGGTCGAGGTAATACGATTAATATCCGCCAGTTTTCGTAATTTTTGCTCTATTTTCTCTGTCACTAAGGCTTCGACACGTTCAGCACTGGCTCCCGGAAGTAAAGTCAGCACACTGGCAATTCGATTGGTGATCCGAGGATCTTCGGTGCGCGGTAGCGTTGATAACGAACCCAGCCCTGCCACAATGAGTAAAATAATCAGCAGTGCCATCAGGCGATTATTTTCAGTAAACGCCTTGATCATATCTTGTGCTCCGAGGTTTTTTCAGCCAACGTTTGCTGCGCAAAAGCTTGCTGATGGCGAACCGTAACCCGCTGTCCTGGTACAAAACGGTGGATCCCGACATTAACATAAGCTTGGTTATCTTTCAGATCACCTTGCACATACGCTGCCGTTTCAGTGACATGTAATACCGTTACTGTGGTGCTTTTCAACTGAAATAGTGTCGGTGTCGCCGCAGAATGATCATCACGATCTTGCAGCCTGACATCCTGCTCTAAGGTATAAATATTCCACATACCACGCACACCATCCGTAATGGCGCTTAATGGCACCCAATAACCCGGTTGCTGATATACTTGAGACAAAGCAAGGTAAGCCAATTGGCCATTATAAACCGGACTGTTATCGGCTAATGCAAAACGCAGACTAATTGTTCGGGTTACCGTATCAACTTCATTGCCGACACTTAATAGACTTGCAGCGTAGTTAATACCGGCGATCTCGAGTTGATGATCCTTGCCTTGCAGTTGGGTGATGAAACTCGCCGGTACACCAATTATCACTTCCGATGCACCGGTTTGTAACAACCTAAATGCCGTAGAGCCGGCAGCAATTACTTCACCTTGGGCTATCTGTCGACGACTGACAATGCCATCAAAAGGGGCTAATAATTTCGACTTATCAATTCGATACTGACTTGCTTCGAGTGCGGATAAGATACTACGGATATTGGCTGTAATAACACGTTTTTGCGACGACAGCTCATCAATATTCTGTTCTGAGGTAAAGCCTCGCTTACTCAGCGAGTTTAATCGCGATAGATTGGCTTCGATCAAATCAAATTCCGCTTCCGCTTGCTGCAGTTGTGCTTCTAGCTGGTTACGTTCGATTAATAACAGTTGCGTATTGAGCTCTGCCAGCAATTGACCTTTCACCACTTGCTGCCCTTCAATCGCATGCAGAGTTTTAATGATACCTGCAAATTCAAAACCTAAATTTGCATCTTGCTTAGCAATTACCTTACCGACAAATTTATTGTCGACTTGGTAACTGTCTTGCTGAGTCAAATACTCACTACTGGCTTGTAAATACTGTGATACAACCTGCGTTTCATCAGCAACAAACTCACTACACGCTTGCAGTGTGAACGGTATTAGCAATATACTTATCCATGGTGCTGTTTTTGTATTCAGCAAAGACAGATAACTCTTTCTAAACATAATCAATATCCTTTTTTTACGCTCTATGCAACGCCACACTTTTGTTTCAGTCTTTTCTAAACTAGACTGACAAGTCCAGTCACAAAGATAGCAAAACCAAACTAGACCGTACAGTCCATTTTTATAATTATTAACGCATTTGCAACATCTGTAACATTTATAATGGCATGCACATTCAAATTATTAGCGGTATGAATAGATGAATAAACCTAGAACAAAGAGTGAATTAAAGCGAAATAAAATACTTGATGCAGCAACAGTGCAATTTACCCAGCATGG comes from the Moritella yayanosii genome and includes:
- the aspA gene encoding aspartate ammonia-lyase, translating into MTVLATDFTQETRLETDLLGVKKIPAHAYYGIHTLRAMENFHISREKIGDCPEFVRGMVKTKKAAALANGILGTISPQISDAIVNACDILLATDKFYAQFPVDAFQGGAGTSVNMNTNEVLANIALEQMGHAKGAYNHINPNDHVNKSQSTNDAYPTGFRVALFERSNAVLVALTALSQTFLTKAEEFNDVLKMGRTQLQDAVPMTLGQEFRAFGITLKEEIKSIKRCQELLLEINLGATAIGTGLNTPVGYSELAIAKLAEITGHPFVPAEDLVEATSDCGAYVMLSSALKRFAVKLSKICNDLRLLSSGPRTGLNEINLPEMQAGSSIMPAKVNPVIPEVVNQVAFKVCGNDLTITMAAEAGQLQLNVMEPVIAQCLFESLTLLENACFALQNKCIKGITANRKVCQDYVLNSIGIITYLNPLIGHHEGDIIGKICAKTGKSVREVVLERGLLSETELDDIFSIENLMNPKYTAQRFAKAV
- a CDS encoding efflux RND transporter permease subunit codes for the protein MIKAFTENNRLMALLIILLIVAGLGSLSTLPRTEDPRITNRIASVLTLLPGASAERVEALVTEKIEQKLRKLADINRITSTSRPGISIVQLKLHDTITDPVPIWSRVRDLLNDVASELPPAAVAPRLEDDRGYAYTQLIAVKWQGDSAVDLTTLGRYGKELQNQLKVVSGTDIVSLFGRGKEQILVEIDKHLAANLSLSTQAISNIILAADAKVSAGNIINDYNQMQIEVAGSFDSVARIRQIPLLNDSKGGVVRLGDIAQISKNLQWPAQEIAIVDGQYAVVVSTRMLPNLRIDKWSAEVDAKVAAFNLQLPSSLTTEVLFDQSQYTEDRLQGLVENILIGFSIIALVLLVTLGWRAALIVTLSLPLTVLFTLTVMNYYGLPIHQMSVTGLVVALGIMVDNAIVMADTIQKRFQQGFNASAAVQGAIKHLWLPLLGSTLTTILAFMPIVMMPGPSGEFVSGIALSVIFALIGSYLVSHTIVAGLSGRFLVGRSSDGSARTTTWYNNGIELVSLAAAFRQSLVWVLARPKLSIGLVFILPLSGFILAKHLDEQFFPASDRDMFHIELFMPVQTSIIATEAMTKTISDLLAQQQGIRKVRWFIGNNAPSFYYNLMPDKDGAQYYAQAMVTGDSFQRVNELVPSLQILLDDAIPAAQILVRKLEQGPPFRAPIELRLFGPNLDTLKTLGDEARRILISTKNVIHTRATIQPGLPKIWLKINEDVSQLAGLTLTDVATQLQSTLHGTVNGSIIEATESIPVRVQIANEQRRSLSDLANMSLSSPLSQRSIPLMALTTLALTPSRGAIPHWNGVRVNTVEGYLVAGVLPSTVLNEFSARLASDNFVLPPGYRMEFGGESAKRNDAVGNLLASVGVIMMLLIIIVVLSFNSFRLGGVIVLSAIQSVGLGLLSIYVFNYPFGFTVIIGLLGLMGLAINAAIVILAELKSDPKAVAGDSEAIIRAITSCTRHITSTTITTVGGFLPLILAGGGFWPPFAIAIAGGTVLTTMLSFYFVPAIFVLMSRKRAFEVTAVAVL
- a CDS encoding efflux RND transporter periplasmic adaptor subunit, whose amino-acid sequence is MFRKSYLSLLNTKTAPWISILLIPFTLQACSEFVADETQVVSQYLQASSEYLTQQDSYQVDNKFVGKVIAKQDANLGFEFAGIIKTLHAIEGQQVVKGQLLAELNTQLLLIERNQLEAQLQQAEAEFDLIEANLSRLNSLSKRGFTSEQNIDELSSQKRVITANIRSILSALEASQYRIDKSKLLAPFDGIVSRRQIAQGEVIAAGSTAFRLLQTGASEVIIGVPASFITQLQGKDHQLEIAGINYAASLLSVGNEVDTVTRTISLRFALADNSPVYNGQLAYLALSQVYQQPGYWVPLSAITDGVRGMWNIYTLEQDVRLQDRDDHSAATPTLFQLKSTTVTVLHVTETAAYVQGDLKDNQAYVNVGIHRFVPGQRVTVRHQQAFAQQTLAEKTSEHKI